The Myxococcales bacterium genome contains a region encoding:
- a CDS encoding SDR family oxidoreductase has translation MGRFNDLIVLVTGAASGIGKSSVLRMAEEGAAVVCADIQSEAAEATAKEARELGARAIALSLDVSDPDSVKSAVAASVSEFGRIDSLCNIAGILHFDNTHDLTLDRWNQIIAVNLTGTFLMTQAALPHLLESKGALVNMASIAGLAGQPWSAAYAASKGGVISFTRSIAVEYGKQGMRANSVSPGGILTPMLEEFRLPDGADAALLQRIMPLDKMREASTAAAVVAFLASPDSIHINGESIRVDGGTLA, from the coding sequence ATGGGCCGTTTCAACGACCTGATCGTTCTGGTCACCGGCGCCGCGTCTGGCATTGGCAAGTCGAGTGTTCTGCGCATGGCCGAAGAAGGAGCCGCGGTCGTGTGCGCGGATATTCAATCCGAGGCGGCGGAAGCCACTGCGAAGGAAGCACGGGAACTCGGTGCTCGAGCGATCGCGCTCAGCCTGGATGTCTCGGACCCTGACTCAGTAAAGAGCGCAGTCGCGGCGAGCGTTTCGGAATTTGGACGCATTGACTCACTGTGCAACATCGCGGGCATCCTGCACTTCGACAACACCCACGATCTCACCCTCGACCGTTGGAACCAGATCATCGCCGTCAACCTCACCGGAACGTTTCTGATGACCCAGGCCGCCCTGCCGCATCTGCTCGAAAGCAAGGGCGCGCTGGTCAACATGGCCTCGATCGCCGGGCTCGCCGGTCAGCCCTGGAGCGCGGCCTATGCTGCTTCGAAGGGAGGCGTGATTTCGTTCACCCGATCGATCGCCGTCGAGTATGGCAAGCAGGGCATGCGCGCGAATTCGGTTTCGCCCGGCGGGATCCTGACACCGATGCTGGAGGAATTTCGGCTGCCCGACGGTGCCGATGCAGCGTTGCTCCAGCGCATCATGCCGCTGGACAAGATGCGGGAGGCGAGTACCGCTGCCGCCGTGGTGGCGTTTCTAGCGTCGCCCGATTCGATCCATATCAACGGCGAATCGATTCGAGTAGACGGCGGGACGCTGGCGTAG
- a CDS encoding response regulator, which produces MHDSNDTQSEQEEKTLLIVEDDERFAETLATEFRDRGYTVAHVADIAALEVTDPSEFSYAVVDLRLRRDSGLDAISSIKSRSPGTRVVVLTGYGSIATAVQATKNGATNYLTKPVDMDELEHTLVTGGAGDETPIPDEFQSLDRHEREYIEYVLNECGGNISQAARRLGLHRQSLQRKLRKFTPR; this is translated from the coding sequence ATGCACGATTCGAACGACACACAGTCCGAGCAGGAAGAAAAGACGCTCTTGATCGTCGAGGACGACGAGCGCTTTGCCGAAACCCTTGCCACCGAGTTTCGCGATCGAGGCTACACGGTGGCGCATGTCGCGGACATCGCTGCACTCGAAGTCACGGATCCGAGTGAGTTCAGTTACGCCGTGGTCGACCTGCGATTGCGCCGGGATAGTGGCCTGGACGCGATCTCCTCGATCAAGTCCCGCTCGCCGGGCACGCGGGTCGTCGTGCTCACGGGCTATGGAAGCATCGCTACCGCGGTACAGGCCACCAAGAATGGCGCGACGAACTATCTCACCAAGCCAGTCGACATGGATGAACTCGAGCACACCCTGGTCACTGGCGGTGCGGGGGACGAAACGCCGATTCCAGACGAGTTCCAGAGCCTCGATCGCCACGAGCGCGAGTACATTGAATACGTGCTCAACGAATGCGGTGGAAACATCAGCCAGGCTGCCCGTCGGCTTGGACTTCATCGCCAAAGCCTGCAACGAAAGTTGCGCAAGTTCACGCCGCGCTGA